One region of Jatrophihabitans cynanchi genomic DNA includes:
- a CDS encoding saccharopine dehydrogenase family protein, protein MAGRELDLILFGATGFTGGLTAEYLARTMPRGGRWALAGRIPDKLQRVRERVAAIDPALATLELVRADVTDPVTVREVAGRARVVITTVGPYVQLGYPLVAACAEAGTDYLDLCGEPEFVDTTYLRHHARAVQTGARLVHSCGFDSVPHDLGAYFTVRQLPADVPLRVAGYVRASGMVSGGTVHSALGAMSRGRQNLAVARERRAREPGPSGRTARYLPGRPGRDPVNGGWAIPLPTIDGQVVARSARASAEYGPDFGYSHYASVPHLWTAVGGVAGVGALLAAAQVAPLRRAVLRRFPQGAGPSAQRRARSWFTVTFVGTGGGQRVVTRVSGGDPGYGETATMLAESALCLAYDPLPPASGQLTTVAAMGEALTRRLQQAGIGFTVLG, encoded by the coding sequence ATGGCAGGACGCGAGCTCGATCTGATCCTGTTCGGCGCAACCGGGTTCACCGGCGGGCTGACCGCCGAGTACCTGGCCCGCACCATGCCGCGCGGCGGCCGTTGGGCACTTGCCGGACGCATCCCGGACAAGCTGCAGCGGGTGCGCGAGCGGGTCGCGGCGATCGACCCGGCACTGGCGACGCTCGAACTGGTTCGGGCGGACGTGACGGACCCCGTCACCGTCCGCGAGGTCGCCGGGCGCGCGCGGGTCGTCATCACGACCGTCGGACCGTACGTGCAGCTCGGCTACCCGCTGGTCGCGGCGTGCGCCGAGGCAGGCACCGACTACCTCGACTTGTGCGGCGAGCCGGAGTTCGTCGACACCACCTACCTGCGCCACCACGCGCGCGCGGTGCAGACCGGCGCGCGACTGGTTCACTCGTGCGGTTTCGACTCGGTGCCGCACGATCTGGGCGCCTACTTCACCGTGCGGCAACTGCCCGCCGACGTGCCGCTGCGGGTCGCCGGCTACGTGCGCGCGTCGGGCATGGTCTCCGGCGGAACCGTCCACTCGGCGCTGGGCGCGATGTCCCGCGGCCGGCAGAACCTGGCAGTCGCCCGAGAACGGCGAGCGCGCGAGCCGGGGCCGTCCGGGCGCACCGCCCGCTACCTGCCCGGACGTCCCGGCCGCGACCCGGTCAACGGCGGCTGGGCGATCCCGCTGCCGACGATCGACGGGCAGGTGGTGGCGCGCTCGGCGCGCGCGTCGGCGGAATACGGGCCCGACTTCGGCTACTCGCACTACGCCTCGGTACCGCACCTGTGGACGGCGGTGGGCGGGGTGGCCGGGGTCGGTGCGCTGCTCGCCGCGGCCCAGGTCGCGCCGCTGCGGCGGGCAGTGTTGCGGCGTTTCCCGCAGGGTGCCGGCCCGAGTGCGCAGCGGCGTGCGCGCAGCTGGTTCACCGTGACCTTCGTAGGTACCGGCGGCGGACAGCGCGTCGTCACCAGGGTGTCCGGCGGCGATCCGGGCTACGGCGAGACCGCGACGATGCTCGCCGAGTCTGCGCTGTGCCTGGCGTACGACCCGTTGCCGCCGGCGTCCGGGCAGCTCACCACAGTCGCCGCAATGGGGGAAGCCTTGACCCGCCGGTTGCAGCAAGCAGGGATCGGCTTCACCGTTCTCGGCTGA
- a CDS encoding DUF6458 family protein, which produces MRIGGSLLLIAIGAILKWAITDNVKNVDLGVIGVILMVVGLVGLIFSIIWMSTRRRTEVIHRTPAGTSGTTYVQPNDGLDY; this is translated from the coding sequence ATGCGTATCGGCGGGAGCTTGTTACTGATTGCGATCGGCGCCATCTTGAAGTGGGCGATCACCGACAACGTGAAGAATGTCGACCTCGGCGTCATCGGCGTCATCTTGATGGTGGTCGGCCTCGTCGGACTCATCTTCTCGATCATCTGGATGTCCACCCGTCGTCGTACCGAGGTCATCCACCGCACCCCGGCCGGCACCAGCGGCACCACGTACGTGCAGCCGAACGACGGGCTGGACTACTGA
- a CDS encoding dihydrolipoamide acetyltransferase family protein gives MSDFLLPDLGEGLETAEIVSWRVQVGDRVEVDQIVVEVETAKAAVEVPVPFAGVVSALHGAEGATVVVGTPLISVTTEAAAGLQEPGVVSAPVASDAPGGSGNVLIGYGTSGGTSGGTSGERRRRRNRTAPATTPEPVRRHDGPVPVISPLVRKQARDAGLDLASLPGSGPGGLVLRRDVAAASAPAGPAAAASSDGAPREAVAADAGPTRIPLQGVRRAVADKLARSRREIPEATVWVDVDATELLAARAAINARDPHQPVSLLALLARFTILGLRRYPELNARVEQDAIVVPEHVHLGFAAQTERGLLVPVVRHAQRLTTRELSAALAARTASARDGSLAPADLTGGTVTVNNYGVFGVDGSAAIINHPEVAIIGMGRIIDRPWVVDGALAVRKVSQLTLAFDHRVCDGGTAGGFLRFIADCVESPVATLADL, from the coding sequence ATGTCTGATTTCCTGCTGCCCGATCTGGGCGAGGGGCTGGAGACCGCCGAGATCGTCAGCTGGCGGGTGCAGGTCGGTGACCGCGTCGAGGTGGACCAGATCGTCGTCGAGGTGGAGACGGCCAAGGCGGCTGTGGAGGTACCGGTGCCGTTCGCGGGTGTGGTGTCCGCGCTGCACGGTGCCGAGGGGGCGACGGTGGTCGTCGGGACGCCGCTGATCAGCGTGACCACCGAAGCGGCAGCCGGTTTGCAAGAGCCCGGCGTGGTCAGCGCACCCGTCGCGAGCGATGCTCCCGGCGGCAGCGGCAACGTCCTCATCGGCTACGGCACCAGCGGCGGCACCAGCGGCGGCACCAGCGGCGAGCGGCGGCGGCGCCGCAACCGGACCGCGCCCGCGACCACGCCCGAGCCGGTGCGCCGCCACGACGGCCCGGTGCCGGTGATCTCGCCCCTGGTGCGCAAGCAGGCGCGCGACGCCGGCCTCGACCTCGCCTCACTGCCCGGCAGCGGGCCCGGCGGCCTAGTGCTGCGCCGCGATGTGGCTGCGGCATCGGCGCCGGCAGGACCGGCAGCGGCAGCGTCGAGCGACGGTGCGCCGCGTGAGGCTGTGGCTGCCGACGCCGGGCCGACGCGGATCCCGCTGCAGGGGGTGCGCCGAGCGGTCGCGGACAAGCTCGCCCGCTCGCGCCGGGAGATCCCCGAAGCGACCGTCTGGGTGGACGTCGATGCCACCGAACTGCTCGCGGCCCGCGCCGCGATCAACGCGCGCGACCCGCACCAGCCCGTCAGCCTGCTCGCGCTGCTCGCCCGGTTCACGATCCTGGGGTTGCGCCGCTACCCCGAGCTGAACGCCCGGGTGGAGCAGGACGCGATCGTCGTCCCCGAGCACGTGCACCTCGGCTTCGCCGCGCAGACCGAGCGCGGCCTGCTGGTCCCGGTCGTGCGCCACGCGCAGCGGCTGACCACCCGCGAACTGTCCGCCGCACTCGCCGCACGCACCGCGTCCGCGCGCGACGGCTCGCTGGCACCGGCCGACCTCACCGGGGGCACCGTCACCGTCAACAACTACGGCGTGTTCGGCGTCGACGGCTCCGCGGCGATCATCAACCACCCGGAGGTCGCGATCATCGGCATGGGCCGCATCATCGACCGGCCCTGGGTAGTCGACGGTGCGCTCGCGGTGCGCAAGGTCAGCCAGCTGACCCTCGCGTTCGACCACCGCGTGTGCGACGGCGGCACAGCCGGCGGCTTCCTGCGCTTCATCGCCGACTGCGTCGAGTCACCCGTCGCCACGCTCGCGGACCTGTAG
- a CDS encoding alpha-ketoacid dehydrogenase subunit beta: MAGALNAALADALADDPRVLVFGEDVAALGGVFRVTDGLAQRFGETRVFDTPLAESGIVGTAIGMAMNGLVPVVEMQFDAFAYPAFEQITSHLAKLHNRTRGKVALPVVVRVPFGGGIGGVEHHCDSSEAYYTHTPGLRVVAPGTPADAYLLLRQAIACPDPVIFLEPKRRYWSRESAELTTNGPGIDSAAIRRAGTDVTLIGYGGTVGTVLDAAEAATAEGWDVEVIDLRSLSPFDDATVSASVRRTGRAVVVHEASRFGGYGAEVVARLTEQCFHYLQAPILRVTGLDIPYPPPKLEQHHLPDVDRILDAIARLQWDDHV; encoded by the coding sequence ATGGCCGGCGCGCTGAACGCCGCACTGGCCGACGCGCTTGCCGACGACCCGCGCGTGCTCGTGTTCGGCGAGGACGTCGCCGCGCTCGGCGGCGTCTTCCGGGTCACCGACGGGCTGGCCCAACGCTTCGGCGAGACAAGGGTGTTCGACACCCCGCTCGCCGAGTCCGGCATCGTCGGCACCGCGATCGGCATGGCCATGAACGGCCTCGTGCCCGTCGTCGAGATGCAGTTCGACGCGTTCGCCTACCCCGCGTTCGAGCAGATCACCAGCCACCTGGCCAAGCTGCACAACCGCACGCGCGGAAAGGTCGCGCTGCCGGTGGTGGTCCGCGTGCCGTTCGGCGGCGGCATCGGCGGGGTCGAGCACCACTGCGACTCGTCCGAGGCGTACTACACGCACACCCCCGGGCTGCGCGTGGTCGCACCCGGCACCCCGGCGGACGCGTACCTGCTGCTGCGCCAGGCGATCGCCTGCCCCGACCCGGTGATCTTCCTCGAGCCGAAGCGGCGCTACTGGTCGCGCGAGAGCGCCGAGCTGACCACGAACGGTCCGGGAATCGACAGCGCCGCGATCCGCCGCGCCGGCACCGACGTCACGCTGATCGGCTACGGCGGCACGGTCGGCACCGTGCTGGACGCGGCCGAAGCGGCGACGGCGGAGGGTTGGGACGTCGAGGTGATCGACCTGCGCAGCCTGAGCCCGTTCGACGACGCCACCGTGAGCGCATCGGTACGCCGCACCGGCCGGGCGGTCGTCGTGCACGAGGCGTCCCGCTTCGGCGGCTACGGCGCCGAGGTCGTCGCCCGGCTCACCGAGCAGTGCTTCCACTACCTGCAGGCGCCGATCCTGCGGGTGACCGGACTCGACATCCCGTACCCGCCGCCCAAGCTGGAGCAGCACCACCTGCCGGACGTCGACCGGATCCTGGACGCGATCGCCCGCCTGCAATGGGACGATCATGTCTGA
- the pdhA gene encoding pyruvate dehydrogenase (acetyl-transferring) E1 component subunit alpha gives MNGRRSDETVEQVRPGTAHRERDAAVTTAATDAARIEGLLPSQTPLQLIDPQGRPTAGHGALPPPEALRRLYRDMVVGRRFDTQATALTKQGRLAVYPSSRGQEACEVGAALAMREQDWLFPTYRDSVAIVSRSVDPIEVLCLLRGEWHCGYDPYEHRVAPQCTPLATNTLHAVGLAHAARLKGEDTIAVVLLGDGASSEGDTHEALNFAGVWNAPVVFLVQNNGYAISVPLAKQTAAPSLAYKGIGYGVRSVLIDGNDPAVVYASVREAVEGAAAGGGPTLIEAITYRMEAHTNADDASRYRADAEVQRWLARDPLTRLETYLREHDLLDDERAAAVQAEAEEFAASVRERMNQDDELDPAELFEHVYARPTAQLVAQRQELLAELGNQEDA, from the coding sequence ATGAATGGCCGCCGGTCGGACGAGACTGTCGAACAGGTACGACCGGGTACAGCACACCGCGAAAGGGACGCCGCCGTGACCACTGCCGCCACCGATGCGGCGCGCATCGAGGGGCTACTGCCCAGCCAGACACCGCTGCAGCTGATCGATCCGCAGGGCCGGCCCACCGCCGGGCATGGCGCGCTACCCCCACCGGAGGCGCTGCGCCGGCTGTACCGGGACATGGTGGTCGGCCGCCGCTTCGACACCCAGGCCACCGCGCTGACCAAGCAGGGCCGGCTCGCCGTCTACCCGTCCTCGCGCGGGCAGGAGGCATGCGAGGTGGGCGCGGCGCTCGCGATGCGCGAGCAGGACTGGCTGTTCCCGACCTATCGCGACTCGGTCGCCATCGTGTCCCGGTCGGTGGACCCGATCGAGGTGCTCTGCCTGCTGCGCGGTGAGTGGCACTGCGGCTACGACCCGTACGAGCACCGGGTGGCTCCGCAGTGCACGCCGCTCGCGACGAACACGCTGCACGCGGTCGGCCTGGCGCATGCAGCGCGGCTCAAGGGCGAGGACACCATCGCCGTGGTGCTGCTCGGCGACGGTGCGAGCAGCGAGGGCGACACCCATGAGGCGCTCAACTTCGCCGGGGTCTGGAACGCGCCGGTGGTGTTCCTCGTCCAGAACAACGGCTACGCGATCAGCGTGCCGCTGGCCAAGCAGACGGCCGCGCCATCCCTCGCATACAAGGGGATCGGCTACGGCGTTCGCTCGGTGCTGATCGACGGCAACGATCCCGCCGTGGTGTACGCAAGCGTGCGCGAGGCGGTCGAAGGTGCCGCGGCCGGCGGCGGGCCGACGCTCATCGAGGCAATCACCTACCGCATGGAGGCGCACACCAACGCCGACGACGCGTCCCGCTACCGCGCCGACGCCGAGGTGCAGCGCTGGCTGGCCCGCGACCCGCTGACACGGCTGGAGACCTACCTGCGCGAGCACGACCTGCTCGACGACGAGCGGGCCGCCGCCGTGCAGGCCGAGGCGGAGGAGTTCGCCGCGTCCGTCCGCGAGCGGATGAACCAGGACGACGAACTCGACCCGGCCGAACTGTTCGAGCACGTCTACGCGCGACCGACCGCCCAGCTCGTCGCGCAGCGCCAGGAACTGCTGGCCGAACTCGGGAACCAGGAGGACGCGTGA
- a CDS encoding Lrp/AsnC family transcriptional regulator: MAPLDELDRRIVAALRADGRMSMRALASALHISRASVYSRVERLERDKVITGYTATVDPEKCGLALSAYVYLSVKQQSWKALRRKVLSIAEVDHAALVSGEHDMVLLVRAPDAAALRDLVLNKLQDMPEVQGTQTVLIFEEATR, from the coding sequence ATGGCGCCGCTGGACGAGCTCGATCGGCGCATCGTCGCCGCACTGCGGGCGGACGGCCGGATGTCCATGCGCGCCCTCGCCAGCGCGCTGCACATTTCCCGGGCGAGCGTGTACAGCCGGGTGGAGCGGCTCGAGCGGGACAAGGTGATCACCGGCTACACCGCGACCGTGGACCCGGAGAAGTGTGGCCTCGCCCTGTCGGCCTACGTCTACCTGAGCGTCAAGCAGCAGTCCTGGAAGGCGTTGCGGCGCAAGGTGTTGAGCATCGCCGAGGTCGACCACGCAGCGCTGGTGTCCGGCGAGCACGACATGGTGCTGCTGGTGCGCGCTCCCGATGCCGCGGCGCTGCGCGACCTGGTCCTGAACAAGTTGCAGGACATGCCGGAGGTGCAAGGCACCCAGACCGTCCTGATCTTCGAGGAGGCGACCCGCTGA
- a CDS encoding TetR/AcrR family transcriptional regulator: MTAAPDAVPARRGRPGYDVARLLAVAVEVFNERGYDGTSMEDLSRRLGIAKSAIYHHVSGKEELLRLALDRALDGLFAVADEARALRAPAIERLERLVRGSVEVLQAELPYVTLLLRVRGNTDVERAALNRRRAFDRVVADLVKQAERDGDIRPDVDPAVTARLLFGMVNSLVEWYRPGRRLGGQSLADSVCAIAFDGLRLPTSAPPPGDQPGSSAPPTM, encoded by the coding sequence GTGACCGCCGCGCCGGACGCGGTGCCCGCCCGGCGCGGACGTCCGGGCTACGACGTGGCGCGCCTGCTGGCCGTGGCCGTCGAGGTGTTCAACGAACGCGGCTACGACGGCACCAGCATGGAGGATCTGTCCCGGCGCCTCGGTATCGCCAAGTCGGCGATCTACCACCACGTCTCCGGCAAGGAGGAACTGCTGCGGCTCGCACTCGACCGCGCGCTGGACGGGCTGTTCGCCGTTGCCGACGAGGCCCGCGCTCTTAGGGCGCCGGCGATCGAACGGCTGGAACGGCTGGTACGGGGCAGCGTCGAGGTGCTGCAGGCCGAACTGCCCTACGTCACGCTGCTGCTACGCGTGCGGGGCAACACCGACGTCGAGCGTGCCGCGCTGAACCGCCGGCGTGCGTTCGACCGGGTGGTCGCCGACCTGGTCAAGCAGGCCGAACGCGACGGCGACATCCGTCCGGACGTCGACCCCGCGGTGACCGCCCGGCTGCTGTTCGGCATGGTCAACTCGCTGGTCGAGTGGTACCGACCGGGACGGCGCCTCGGCGGCCAGTCGCTGGCCGACTCGGTCTGCGCGATCGCCTTCGACGGTCTCCGGCTGCCCACTTCGGCTCCCCCACCAGGTGACCAGCCCGGGAGTTCGGCTCCCCCCACCATGTGA
- the paaI gene encoding hydroxyphenylacetyl-CoA thioesterase PaaI, translating into MAQLTAVQAMMAADAASRALGIEVIEQAEGRAVTRMSVRPDMVNGHDVAHGGMIFSLADTAFACACNSYGPVTVAAAAEIVFVAPARTGDVLTAEAVVRTRFGRSGVYDVTVRRGTDVIAEFRGRSQQLRGQPLREGPA; encoded by the coding sequence ATGGCGCAACTGACCGCCGTGCAGGCGATGATGGCCGCCGACGCAGCGTCGCGCGCCCTGGGCATCGAGGTGATCGAGCAGGCCGAGGGGCGCGCCGTCACCCGGATGAGCGTCCGTCCGGACATGGTGAACGGGCACGACGTGGCGCACGGCGGGATGATCTTCTCGCTGGCCGACACCGCGTTCGCCTGCGCGTGCAACAGCTACGGCCCGGTTACCGTCGCAGCCGCCGCCGAGATCGTGTTCGTCGCACCGGCCCGCACGGGCGACGTGCTGACCGCGGAAGCGGTCGTGCGGACCCGCTTCGGCCGCTCCGGCGTGTACGACGTCACGGTGCGCCGCGGCACCGACGTGATAGCCGAGTTCCGTGGGCGCAGCCAGCAACTGCGCGGCCAGCCACTTCGGGAGGGCCCCGCGTGA
- the paaZ gene encoding phenylacetic acid degradation bifunctional protein PaaZ, with protein MTVLRSYVGGRWTAPDDGQPVHDAVTGQEVVRVSSEGVDMRAALEYARATGGPGLRALTFHERAALAKAVGLMLREHREELYALSARTGATLGDSRFDIDGGIGVLLSYASKAKRELPNDRFYVEGAVEQLGRGGQFVAQHVLTPRLGVAVQINAFNFPVWGPLEKFAPALIGGVPSLIKPASQTSYLTARVVELIVESGLLPDGVLQLVCGSAGDLLDHLGEQDLLSFTGSAATAQRLRSHPSVVARSVRFNAEADSLNCSILGPDAEPGTAEFDLYVKQLVTEMTVKAGQKCTAIRRAFVPRERVDAVVAAVSARLAKIVVGNPADESVRMGALASLEQREEVRRSLKALREAGRLAFGDPEHVDVVGADAERGAFISPLLLVCEDTRRAEPHEVEAFGPVSTIMGYTDTADVIDLAARGLGSLAGSIVTADADFARDVVLGVAPWHGRLLVLDSEAAPESTGHGSPLPMLVHGGPGRAGGGEELGGMRGVLHHMQRTAVQGSPRMLSAVTGRWVRGAARTEGEHPFRKSLAELRIGDTVVGGPRAVSLEDIEHFAEFTGDTFYAHMDEEAAAANPFFDGRVAHGYLIVSLAAGLFVQPDPGPVLANYGIDNLRFLTPVYPGDELTVTLTCKQISPREGEYGEVRWDAELTKQDGSVAAQYDVLTMVAKRWPA; from the coding sequence ATGACAGTGCTGCGCAGCTATGTCGGCGGTCGGTGGACGGCTCCGGACGACGGCCAGCCGGTCCATGACGCGGTGACCGGGCAGGAGGTCGTCCGCGTCTCGTCCGAGGGCGTCGACATGCGCGCTGCGCTCGAGTACGCGCGAGCCACCGGCGGCCCGGGCCTGCGCGCCCTCACCTTTCATGAGCGTGCGGCGCTTGCCAAGGCGGTGGGCCTGATGCTGCGTGAGCACCGCGAGGAGCTGTACGCACTGTCCGCCCGCACCGGCGCGACGCTGGGCGACTCCAGGTTCGACATCGACGGTGGCATCGGCGTGCTGCTCAGCTACGCCAGCAAGGCCAAGCGTGAGCTGCCGAACGACCGCTTCTACGTCGAGGGTGCGGTCGAACAGCTCGGCCGCGGCGGGCAGTTCGTCGCGCAGCACGTGCTGACCCCGCGGCTCGGCGTCGCCGTACAGATCAACGCGTTCAACTTCCCGGTGTGGGGCCCGCTGGAGAAGTTCGCACCCGCGCTGATCGGCGGCGTGCCGTCGTTGATCAAGCCCGCGTCGCAGACGTCCTACCTGACCGCGCGCGTCGTCGAGCTGATCGTCGAGTCCGGCCTGCTGCCCGACGGCGTGCTGCAGCTGGTGTGCGGCAGCGCCGGCGACCTGCTCGACCACCTCGGCGAGCAGGACCTGCTTTCGTTCACCGGCTCGGCCGCGACCGCGCAGCGACTGCGCTCGCACCCGTCGGTGGTGGCGCGCTCGGTGCGCTTCAACGCCGAGGCCGATTCGCTGAACTGCTCGATCCTCGGCCCGGACGCCGAGCCCGGTACTGCCGAGTTCGACCTGTACGTGAAGCAGTTGGTGACCGAGATGACCGTGAAAGCGGGCCAGAAGTGCACCGCGATCCGGCGCGCGTTCGTCCCGCGCGAGCGGGTCGACGCGGTCGTAGCGGCCGTGTCGGCGCGACTGGCCAAGATCGTGGTCGGCAACCCGGCGGACGAGTCGGTGCGGATGGGGGCGCTGGCCAGCCTGGAGCAGCGCGAGGAGGTGCGCCGGTCGCTGAAGGCGCTGCGTGAGGCCGGACGGTTGGCGTTCGGCGACCCGGAGCACGTCGACGTAGTCGGCGCGGACGCCGAGCGCGGGGCCTTCATCTCGCCGCTGCTGCTGGTGTGCGAGGACACCCGGCGGGCCGAGCCGCATGAGGTCGAGGCGTTCGGGCCGGTCAGCACGATCATGGGCTACACCGACACCGCTGACGTGATCGACCTCGCCGCGCGCGGGCTGGGCAGCCTGGCCGGCTCGATCGTCACGGCCGACGCCGACTTCGCGCGTGACGTCGTGCTCGGCGTCGCGCCGTGGCACGGCCGGCTGCTCGTGCTCGACAGCGAGGCGGCACCGGAGTCCACCGGGCACGGTTCGCCGCTTCCGATGCTGGTGCACGGCGGTCCGGGCCGGGCCGGCGGCGGCGAGGAGCTGGGCGGGATGCGTGGCGTGCTGCACCACATGCAGCGCACCGCCGTGCAGGGCAGCCCGCGGATGCTGTCCGCGGTGACCGGACGCTGGGTGCGGGGCGCGGCACGCACCGAGGGCGAGCACCCGTTCCGCAAGTCGCTGGCCGAGCTGCGGATCGGGGACACCGTGGTCGGCGGCCCCCGCGCGGTCAGCCTCGAGGACATCGAGCACTTCGCCGAGTTCACCGGCGACACGTTCTACGCGCACATGGACGAGGAGGCCGCGGCGGCGAACCCGTTCTTCGACGGCCGGGTCGCGCACGGCTATTTGATCGTGTCGCTGGCAGCGGGCCTTTTCGTGCAGCCCGATCCTGGCCCGGTGCTGGCCAACTACGGCATCGACAACCTGCGCTTCCTCACCCCGGTGTATCCCGGCGACGAGCTGACCGTGACGCTCACCTGCAAGCAGATCAGCCCGCGCGAGGGCGAGTACGGCGAGGTGCGCTGGGACGCCGAGCTCACCAAGCAGGACGGCTCGGTGGCGGCCCAGTACGACGTCCTGACGATGGTCGCGAAGCGGTGGCCGGCATGA
- the paaA gene encoding 1,2-phenylacetyl-CoA epoxidase subunit PaaA codes for MTETLEHHFDETIAHERRIEPRDWVPDGYRKTMIRQIAQHAHSEIIGMQPEGNWITRAPSLRRKAILLAKVQDEAGHGMYLYSAAETLGADRAELTEMLISGRQKYSSIFNYPTLTFADVGVIGWLVDGAAICNQVPLCRSSYGPYARAMVRICKEESFHQRQGYELLMTMMRGTQAQRDMVQDATNRFWWPSLMMFGPPDASSPNTAQSMAWGIKRHTNDELRQRFVDMSVPQADKLGVSLPDPELRWNAERGHYDFGAVDWDEFTQVVKGNGPCNVQRVAHRRKAHEDGAWVREAAMAHATKAKQPAELER; via the coding sequence ATGACCGAGACGCTCGAGCACCACTTCGACGAGACGATCGCGCACGAGCGGCGCATCGAGCCGCGTGACTGGGTGCCGGACGGCTACCGCAAGACGATGATCCGGCAGATCGCGCAGCACGCGCACTCGGAGATCATCGGCATGCAGCCGGAGGGAAACTGGATCACGCGCGCGCCGTCGCTGCGCCGCAAGGCGATCCTGCTCGCGAAGGTGCAGGACGAGGCGGGCCACGGGATGTACCTGTACTCGGCCGCCGAGACGCTCGGGGCCGATCGGGCCGAGCTCACCGAGATGCTCATCAGCGGCCGGCAGAAGTACTCGTCGATCTTCAACTACCCGACGCTGACGTTTGCCGACGTGGGCGTGATCGGCTGGCTGGTCGACGGCGCCGCGATCTGCAATCAGGTGCCCCTGTGCCGCTCGTCGTACGGGCCGTACGCGCGGGCGATGGTGCGCATCTGCAAGGAGGAGTCGTTCCACCAGCGGCAGGGCTACGAGCTGCTGATGACGATGATGCGCGGCACGCAGGCGCAGCGGGACATGGTGCAGGACGCGACGAACCGCTTCTGGTGGCCGTCGCTGATGATGTTCGGGCCGCCCGATGCGTCCTCACCGAATACCGCGCAGTCGATGGCCTGGGGCATCAAGCGGCACACCAACGACGAGCTGCGCCAGCGGTTCGTGGACATGAGCGTGCCGCAGGCCGACAAGCTCGGCGTCAGCCTGCCTGACCCGGAGCTGCGCTGGAACGCCGAGCGCGGGCACTACGACTTCGGCGCCGTCGACTGGGACGAGTTCACGCAGGTGGTCAAGGGCAACGGGCCGTGCAACGTGCAGCGGGTCGCGCACCGCCGCAAGGCGCACGAGGACGGCGCCTGGGTCCGCGAGGCGGCGATGGCCCATGCCACCAAGGCCAAGCAGCCGGCGGAGCTGGAGCGATGA
- the paaB gene encoding 1,2-phenylacetyl-CoA epoxidase subunit PaaB, which translates to MNDWPLFEVFLRGKRGLNHVHVGSLHAADPQMALHHARDLYTRRNEGVSIWVVASSDITASSPDEKDPFFAPSGDKVYRHPTFYDIPADVPHM; encoded by the coding sequence ATGAACGACTGGCCGCTGTTCGAAGTGTTCCTGCGGGGCAAGCGCGGGCTCAACCACGTGCATGTCGGGTCGTTGCACGCGGCCGATCCGCAGATGGCGCTGCACCACGCGCGCGACCTGTACACGCGGCGCAACGAGGGCGTGAGCATCTGGGTCGTCGCCTCCAGCGACATCACCGCGTCCAGCCCGGACGAGAAGGACCCGTTCTTCGCGCCGAGCGGCGACAAGGTGTACCGGCACCCGACGTTCTACGACATCCCCGCCGATGTCCCGCACATGTGA
- the paaC gene encoding 1,2-phenylacetyl-CoA epoxidase subunit PaaC, translating to MAEDEFTAYHSLGEDSEDHRWAFGTGFTDPLEGIDTSVPEGIDPPSLAAYCLALGDDALIYSHRLQQWLTRMPELEEETALANIALDLLGQARMLLARAAKADPSLGADEDALAFLRESKQFRNVRLVERHDDDFAELVARLLVFATWRLALFTKLSASGDPVLAAIAAKGAKELAYHRDYAGQWVVRLGDGTGESHARMQRALDTLWPLVGELFVITGVEQALPGTAVDPALVRPETDAIIDTVLATAGLDRPDVAPLGTLAGRAGRDGVHTEALGYVLAELQSVARAHPDATW from the coding sequence ATGGCTGAAGACGAGTTCACCGCGTATCACTCCCTCGGCGAGGACAGCGAGGACCACCGCTGGGCGTTCGGCACCGGCTTCACCGATCCGCTCGAAGGGATCGACACGTCCGTCCCGGAGGGGATCGACCCGCCGTCGCTGGCCGCGTACTGCCTCGCGCTCGGCGACGACGCGCTGATCTACAGCCACCGGCTGCAGCAGTGGCTGACCCGGATGCCGGAGCTGGAGGAGGAGACGGCGCTGGCGAACATCGCGCTCGACCTGCTCGGCCAGGCCCGCATGCTGCTGGCCCGCGCCGCCAAGGCCGACCCGTCGCTCGGCGCGGACGAGGATGCCCTCGCCTTCCTGCGCGAATCGAAGCAGTTCCGCAACGTGCGCCTGGTGGAGCGGCACGACGACGACTTCGCCGAACTCGTCGCGCGGCTGCTGGTGTTCGCGACCTGGCGGCTCGCCCTGTTCACGAAGCTGAGCGCGTCGGGGGATCCGGTACTTGCCGCGATCGCGGCGAAGGGCGCGAAGGAACTCGCGTACCACCGCGACTACGCCGGGCAGTGGGTGGTGCGCCTCGGCGACGGCACCGGCGAATCACACGCCCGCATGCAACGTGCGCTCGACACGCTGTGGCCTTTGGTCGGCGAGCTGTTCGTCATCACCGGCGTCGAGCAGGCGCTGCCGGGCACCGCGGTCGATCCCGCGCTCGTCCGGCCCGAGACCGACGCGATCATCGACACCGTCCTGGCCACGGCCGGCCTCGACCGTCCGGACGTCGCGCCGCTCGGCACGCTCGCCGGTCGGGCCGGCCGCGACGGCGTGCACACCGAGGCGCTCGGCTACGTGCTGGCCGAACTGCAGAGCGTCGCCCGTGCCCACCCGGACGCGACGTGGTAG